The Streptomyces clavuligerus genome includes a region encoding these proteins:
- a CDS encoding DUF1702 family protein translates to MSANLRALRRRILTPKVSEVRLGKRGFHTKDPAARRLLESVGLSFLDGYGHAVEVRTPAELEHRLDGVPRELRGFAYEGAAMGCSVLDALPGTSGRRLAGLLAGEGRHHVYMAYVGIGWAMARLPRALWPDLTGTVPLLRWLVLDGYGFHQAYFHTAKYVHGQFQDASLPWRDGPASYVPRAVDQGIGRALWFVGGSDPDVVADLVERFPEERRADLYGGAGLAATYAGGSDETELRRLAERAGRYRPCLQQGSVFAAEARERAGLTVAHTRLATRVFCGMEPETAAGLCQELRPALDSGGSAYEEWRRAIADACVSAGGAGTS, encoded by the coding sequence ATGTCGGCCAATCTACGTGCGTTGAGGCGTCGTATCCTCACACCGAAGGTCTCGGAGGTACGCCTCGGGAAACGGGGCTTCCACACCAAGGACCCGGCGGCCCGGCGGCTGCTGGAGTCCGTCGGCCTGAGCTTCCTCGACGGCTACGGCCATGCCGTCGAGGTACGCACCCCGGCGGAGCTGGAACACCGGCTGGACGGTGTGCCGAGGGAGCTGCGCGGGTTCGCCTACGAGGGCGCTGCCATGGGATGTTCCGTGCTGGACGCGCTCCCGGGCACCTCCGGGCGGCGGTTGGCAGGACTTCTCGCCGGTGAGGGCCGCCACCATGTCTACATGGCCTATGTCGGGATCGGCTGGGCCATGGCCAGGCTGCCGAGGGCCCTGTGGCCGGACCTGACGGGGACGGTCCCGCTGCTGCGCTGGCTCGTCCTCGACGGCTACGGCTTCCACCAGGCGTACTTCCATACCGCGAAGTATGTGCACGGGCAGTTCCAGGACGCCTCCCTGCCCTGGCGGGACGGCCCCGCGTCCTATGTGCCCCGCGCCGTCGACCAGGGCATCGGCAGGGCGCTGTGGTTCGTCGGCGGCAGCGACCCCGATGTGGTCGCGGACCTGGTCGAGAGGTTCCCCGAGGAGCGGCGGGCCGACCTCTACGGCGGCGCCGGGCTGGCCGCGACCTACGCGGGCGGCTCCGACGAGACGGAGCTGCGCAGGCTGGCGGAGCGGGCCGGGCGGTACCGGCCCTGCCTCCAGCAGGGCTCGGTCTTCGCGGCCGAGGCCCGGGAGAGGGCCGGTCTGACCGTGGCCCACACCCGTCTCGCCACCCGGGTGTTCTGCGGGATGGAGCCCGAAACGGCGGCCGGGCTCTGTCAGGAGCTGCGCCCCGCCCTGGACAGCGGGGGGTCCGCCTACGAGGAATGGCGCCGGGCCATAGCCGATGCGTGTGTCTCAGCAGGGGGTGCAGGAACGTCATGA
- a CDS encoding FG-GAP repeat domain-containing protein gives MTIRETVRSQLPGILALTLMVGLFFMVRPPVTSAQDRDRMADSFAFTPLSIALPSGFPQQTIRKVNQDYRNIEAWISSVGAAVAMNDVDGDGLPNDLCVTDPRIDQVVLTPTPGKGADRYRPFALDPAPLPMNATMAPMGCAAGDFNEDGAMDLLVYYWGRTPVIFQAEPGAGAPAADAFRPVELVPGVGSSTYTGPLWNSNATTVADFDGDGHEDILIGNYFPDSPVLDPSKDGGVEMNDSLSQARNGGEDFIFRWTPDGFEKVDDALPKDTRTGWTLAAAATDLDGDLLPELYLAHDFGTSRLLHNTSRPGKITFRAVDGPRDGMTPKSKQLGRSSFKGMGIDFGDLDGDGLHDMFVSNITTSFGIQESNFTFMNTAKDQAALRAAFKDGVAPYEDRSAPLGTAWSGWGWDAKTGDFDNDGRLEITQTTGFVKGKTNRWPQLQELATANDGLVRHPEWWPNVRRGDDLSGNQTLRFFARGEKDRYTNLAPELGMAVPIPTRGIATGDADGDGRLDLAVARQWGEPVFYHNQSPGAGGHLGLKLTHPSGSPVVDAQATVTLPDGSVRVGRVDGGGGHSGKRSHDIHIGLGEHTGEPLQVRLRWRDRDGVAQDQELRLSSGWHTLQLDSVAKEK, from the coding sequence ATGACCATACGTGAAACCGTTCGCAGCCAGCTTCCCGGGATACTGGCCCTCACCCTCATGGTGGGACTCTTCTTCATGGTCCGGCCGCCGGTCACCTCGGCGCAGGACAGGGACCGGATGGCGGACTCCTTCGCCTTCACCCCCCTGTCCATAGCCCTGCCGTCCGGGTTCCCGCAGCAGACCATCCGCAAGGTGAACCAGGACTACCGGAACATCGAGGCGTGGATCTCCTCCGTCGGCGCGGCCGTCGCCATGAACGACGTCGACGGCGACGGCCTCCCCAACGACCTGTGTGTCACGGACCCCCGGATCGACCAGGTCGTCCTGACGCCGACGCCGGGCAAGGGCGCGGACCGCTACCGGCCCTTCGCGCTGGACCCCGCCCCGCTGCCCATGAACGCGACCATGGCACCGATGGGCTGCGCCGCCGGGGACTTCAACGAGGACGGCGCCATGGATCTGCTCGTCTACTACTGGGGCCGCACCCCGGTCATCTTCCAGGCGGAGCCCGGCGCGGGCGCCCCGGCCGCCGACGCGTTCCGGCCCGTCGAGCTGGTGCCCGGCGTGGGCAGCAGCACGTACACCGGACCGCTGTGGAACAGCAACGCGACCACGGTCGCGGACTTCGACGGGGACGGCCACGAGGACATCCTCATCGGCAACTACTTCCCCGACAGCCCCGTCCTCGACCCGTCGAAGGACGGCGGTGTGGAGATGAACGACTCCCTCTCCCAGGCCCGCAACGGCGGTGAGGACTTCATCTTCCGCTGGACCCCCGACGGCTTCGAGAAGGTCGACGACGCCCTGCCGAAGGACACCAGGACCGGCTGGACCCTCGCCGCCGCCGCCACCGACCTCGACGGGGACCTGCTGCCCGAGCTGTATCTCGCCCATGACTTCGGCACCTCCCGGCTGCTGCACAACACCTCCCGTCCCGGGAAGATCACGTTCCGGGCGGTGGACGGTCCGCGGGACGGCATGACCCCCAAGTCCAAGCAGCTCGGCCGCAGCTCCTTCAAGGGGATGGGCATCGACTTCGGGGATCTGGACGGCGACGGCCTCCACGACATGTTCGTCAGCAACATCACCACCTCCTTCGGTATCCAGGAGTCCAACTTCACCTTCATGAACACGGCGAAGGACCAGGCCGCCCTGCGGGCCGCGTTCAAGGACGGCGTCGCCCCCTACGAGGACCGCAGTGCCCCGCTGGGCACGGCCTGGTCGGGCTGGGGCTGGGACGCGAAGACGGGGGACTTCGACAACGACGGCCGCCTGGAGATCACCCAGACCACCGGCTTCGTCAAGGGCAAGACCAACCGCTGGCCCCAGCTCCAGGAGCTGGCCACCGCCAACGACGGACTGGTCCGGCACCCCGAGTGGTGGCCGAACGTGCGGCGGGGCGACGACCTCAGCGGCAACCAGACCCTGCGCTTCTTCGCCCGGGGCGAGAAGGACCGCTACACCAATCTCGCGCCCGAACTCGGTATGGCCGTCCCCATCCCCACCCGGGGGATCGCCACCGGTGACGCGGACGGCGACGGCCGGCTCGATCTGGCGGTGGCCCGGCAGTGGGGCGAGCCCGTCTTCTACCACAACCAGAGCCCCGGGGCAGGTGGCCACCTCGGTCTGAAGCTCACCCATCCCTCCGGTTCGCCCGTCGTCGACGCCCAGGCGACCGTCACCCTGCCCGACGGCTCCGTCCGGGTCGGCCGGGTCGACGGCGGCGGCGGCCACTCGGGCAAGCGCAGCCATGACATCCACATCGGCCTCGGCGAGCACACCGGAGAACCGCTCCAGGTGCGTCTGCGCTGGCGGGACCGCGACGGTGTGGCACAGGACCAGGAACTCCGACTGAGCAGCGGCTGGCACACCCTCCAGCTCGACTCCGTGGCGAAGGAGAAGTGA
- a CDS encoding Enediyne biosynthesis protein UnbU, whose protein sequence is MAERTAPTPPRHDPKVVTALRRFAISITILNIAGYAFLGFEQSWVWPLIAITTAYTVEIALEAVAARLEHRTPRFRGNGVRGVVEFLLPAHITALALNMLIYVNDLVWVMIFGVVVAVGAKWVLRAPVRGRLRHFMNPSNFGITIVLLLFPWASIAPPYQFTEHVGGAVDWLIPLVIIVAGTMINAKLIHRMWLIGAWVTGFALQAVLRGLLFDTSILAALGMMTGVAFVLFTNYMITDPGTTPSKPVAQMAFGAGAAALYGVLTALGIAYGIFFATAAVCLVRGGYLWWLDITDRRRQNLVVATPGRTGAEAGTGAGAEAGAGARATPPVAHPGAEEKAVAA, encoded by the coding sequence ATGGCCGAGCGGACAGCACCCACCCCACCGCGCCACGACCCCAAGGTCGTCACCGCCCTGCGCCGGTTCGCGATCTCGATCACCATCCTCAATATCGCGGGCTACGCCTTCCTCGGCTTCGAACAGTCCTGGGTCTGGCCCCTGATCGCGATCACCACCGCCTATACCGTCGAGATCGCGCTGGAGGCCGTCGCGGCCCGGCTGGAGCACCGGACCCCACGCTTCCGGGGCAACGGGGTACGCGGGGTCGTCGAGTTCCTCCTCCCCGCCCACATCACCGCCCTCGCGCTCAACATGCTCATCTACGTCAACGACCTGGTCTGGGTGATGATCTTCGGCGTCGTCGTCGCCGTCGGCGCCAAATGGGTGCTGCGCGCGCCGGTGCGCGGCAGGCTGCGGCACTTCATGAACCCGTCGAACTTCGGCATCACCATCGTCCTGCTGCTCTTCCCCTGGGCGAGCATCGCGCCCCCGTACCAGTTCACGGAGCATGTCGGCGGGGCCGTCGACTGGCTGATCCCGCTGGTCATCATCGTCGCCGGGACGATGATCAACGCCAAGCTGATCCACCGGATGTGGCTGATCGGCGCCTGGGTGACCGGCTTCGCGCTCCAGGCGGTCCTGCGCGGGCTGCTCTTCGACACCTCGATCCTCGCGGCGCTGGGGATGATGACGGGGGTCGCCTTCGTCCTCTTCACCAACTACATGATCACGGACCCCGGCACCACGCCCTCCAAGCCCGTCGCCCAGATGGCCTTCGGCGCCGGTGCCGCCGCGCTCTACGGGGTCCTCACGGCGCTGGGCATCGCCTACGGCATCTTCTTCGCCACCGCGGCCGTCTGCCTCGTCCGCGGCGGCTATCTCTGGTGGCTCGACATCACCGACAGACGCCGCCAGAACCTCGTCGTAGCCACTCCCGGCCGGACCGGAGCCGAGGCAGGCACCGGGGCGGGGGCCGAGGCCGGGGCGGGGGCCCGCGCCACGCCACCGGTCGCCCACCCCGGGGCGGAAGAGAAAGCCGTGGCCGCGTGA
- a CDS encoding SDR family NAD(P)-dependent oxidoreductase has protein sequence MTRIAIVGMACRYPDATTPRELWENALAGRRAFRRLPDERMRLADYWDPDPARPDRFYARNAAVIEGYSFDRVGHKIAGSTYRSTDLTHWLALDVAGRALADAGFPGGAGLPGRRTGVVVGNTLTGEFTRANTLRLRWPYVRRVVGAALREEGWDDGKLAGFLDAVESSYKGPFPPVDEDTLAGGLSNTIAGRICNHFDLGGGGYTVDGACSSSLLSVTQGAKSLIDGDTDVVVAGGVDLSIDPFEIIGFAKTGALARGEMRVYDRRAGGFWPGEGCGMVVLMREGDALAAGHRVYATVAGWGISSDGQGGMTRPEERGYRLALERAYERAGFGIGSVALFEGHGTGTEVGDATELGALGGARAAGGPVGPAAVVSSVKAQIGHTKAAAGVAGLIKAAMAVDEEILPPAVGCGEPHPLLTGEEAPLRVLRRAEVWPQGAPVRAGITAMGFGGINVHVVLDKARGAAPRRRRTLTGRGLALASSAQDAELLLVDADSPRELRERLNELAGLAARVSYAELGDLAATLQRELRDAPCRAAVVASSPDEAEQRLALLADTLGQGREEYAAPDGGAFLGRVRGPARIGYLFPGQGSGKGSGGGALRRRMAEADEVHTAAALPADSHGVATESAQPRIVTGSTAGLRALDALGLDATVAVGHSLGELSALHWAGALDQEPLFDLARTRGAVMAEHSAPGTMTSLAASAEKAAELAAGLPVVLAGHNGPEQTVLAGPADAIADVEARARAAGTNCTRLAVSHAFHSPLMTAAAETFGTWLAEREFRPVGRRVVSTVTGDVLAPGTDLRALLRRQITAPVLFTRAVARAAADADLFIEVGPGRVLSPLATAVTGLPALSLDTDSESLRGLLGVAGAAHVLGAPLDHARLFHDRLIRPLDTDGGFRFFTSPAEAAPVVDLNGHRAIAAGHEPDAEPHAVTATVTGERGGEGTGSGDAPTGNTVDLLRRIVAERAELPPELVTSETRLLDGLHLSSITVGQIVNEAARLLGVPPAATPLNFATATVGELAEALTELAGTARDGDSARPPAVAGAAAWARAFAVEPEELPLPTAAPPEDNAPWQLFADRGHPFAEPLRRRLEKARVGAGVLVCLPPSATEADLETALRGARAALADGHTRRFVLVQHGPVATALAKTLHLEAPRLRTTVVRLPANAHVHMDADANSDTGGEGEATGSRAGAIAVIVAETAATTHFTEAHYGPEGSRTVPVLRPLPVRPARARQPLGSSDVLLVTGGGKGITAECALALAVDTGASLAVLGRSDPARDTELAANLRRMTDNGVTVRYAPADVTDPGQVGAAVARLTAALGPVTAVLHGAGRNEPAALTDLDPDAFRRALAPKVDGLRAVLDALEPDRLRLLIAFGSIIGRAGLRGEAHYATANEWLTDLTEEFARSHPHCRTLCLEWSVWSGVGMGERLSVVESLTRDGVTPVTPDQGIALLRRLVTDPDAPTVTVVSGRTEGIATVRRATRPLPLLRFVEKPLIRYDGVELVTEAELSVGTDPYLADHELDGSLLFPAVLGMEAMAQVAAAVTGHTTVPVIEGAEFLRPITVPATGRTTIRVAAVVTAEDTVEAAIHSEETGFAAEHFRARLVFAAAPPPATPLPAPTGDGLPPVPLDPVRELYGDLLFQSGRFTRLRRYHRAAAREVDAEVATSARENWFAGFLPGELLLGDPGARDALMHGNQVCVPYATLLPQAVGRIRPYGGKPAVTGDLRYCAVERHRDGDTHVYDIAVRTADGEVVEWWEGLRLRAVRHRDSGGPWVAPLLGPYLERTVEDLTGARVAVAVEPDGDREGAGNGDGGGDGDRAGAGGGDRGDRTARAAGRATGRPVGLRRRPDGRPELSGSGTGRLSSAHGADLTLCAVSDRTVGCDIEEVAARPAPEWAALLGGHAALAHLVARETGEDPDTAATRVWTAVECLQKAGYTGSAPLTLTPARRPGWTVFSSAELRVTTLATTVRGAAAPLVLAILTGGH, from the coding sequence ATGACCAGAATCGCCATCGTGGGCATGGCCTGCCGCTACCCGGACGCGACCACCCCCCGCGAACTGTGGGAGAACGCCCTCGCGGGCCGCCGGGCCTTCCGCCGACTCCCCGACGAGCGGATGCGTTTGGCGGACTACTGGGACCCTGACCCCGCCCGTCCCGACCGTTTCTATGCCCGTAACGCGGCGGTGATCGAGGGGTACTCCTTCGACCGGGTTGGTCACAAGATCGCGGGGAGTACGTATCGTTCGACGGATCTGACGCACTGGCTGGCGTTGGATGTGGCGGGGCGGGCGTTGGCGGATGCGGGTTTCCCGGGTGGGGCGGGGCTGCCGGGGCGGCGTACGGGTGTGGTGGTCGGCAATACGCTGACGGGTGAGTTCACCCGTGCGAATACGCTGCGGTTGCGGTGGCCGTATGTGCGGCGGGTCGTGGGGGCGGCGTTGCGGGAGGAGGGCTGGGACGACGGGAAGCTCGCCGGCTTCCTGGATGCCGTGGAGTCCTCGTACAAGGGCCCGTTCCCGCCGGTGGACGAGGACACGCTGGCCGGGGGGCTGTCGAACACGATCGCGGGGCGGATCTGCAACCACTTCGATCTGGGTGGCGGCGGTTACACGGTGGACGGGGCGTGTTCGTCGTCCCTGCTGTCGGTGACGCAGGGGGCGAAGTCCCTGATCGACGGTGATACGGATGTGGTGGTGGCGGGGGGTGTGGATCTGTCGATCGATCCGTTCGAGATCATCGGTTTCGCGAAGACGGGTGCGCTGGCGCGGGGGGAGATGCGGGTCTATGACCGGCGTGCCGGTGGTTTCTGGCCGGGTGAGGGCTGCGGCATGGTGGTCCTGATGCGTGAGGGTGACGCGCTGGCGGCCGGGCACCGGGTGTATGCGACGGTGGCGGGGTGGGGGATCTCCTCCGACGGGCAGGGGGGTATGACGCGGCCGGAGGAGCGCGGTTACCGGCTCGCTTTGGAGCGTGCTTATGAGCGGGCCGGGTTCGGTATCGGGTCGGTGGCGCTGTTCGAGGGGCACGGGACGGGGACGGAGGTGGGTGACGCCACGGAGCTGGGGGCTCTGGGCGGGGCGCGTGCCGCCGGTGGGCCTGTCGGTCCGGCGGCGGTGGTGAGTTCGGTGAAGGCGCAGATCGGGCACACGAAGGCTGCGGCCGGGGTCGCGGGACTGATCAAGGCCGCGATGGCCGTCGACGAGGAGATCCTGCCACCGGCCGTCGGGTGTGGGGAGCCCCATCCCCTGCTCACGGGGGAAGAAGCCCCGCTGAGGGTGCTGCGCCGGGCGGAGGTGTGGCCGCAGGGGGCCCCGGTCCGTGCCGGGATCACCGCGATGGGCTTCGGCGGCATCAACGTCCACGTCGTCCTCGACAAGGCCCGGGGAGCCGCCCCGCGCCGCCGCCGCACGCTCACCGGCCGCGGCCTGGCACTCGCGTCCTCCGCCCAGGACGCGGAACTGCTCCTCGTCGACGCCGACTCCCCCCGGGAACTGCGCGAACGCCTCAACGAACTGGCGGGCCTCGCCGCCCGGGTCTCCTACGCCGAACTGGGCGACCTCGCCGCCACCCTCCAGCGGGAACTGCGCGACGCGCCCTGCCGAGCGGCTGTCGTCGCCTCCTCACCCGACGAGGCCGAACAGCGGCTCGCCCTGCTCGCGGACACCCTCGGCCAGGGCCGGGAGGAGTATGCCGCCCCGGACGGCGGTGCCTTCCTCGGCCGGGTCCGGGGCCCCGCCCGCATCGGCTACCTCTTCCCCGGACAGGGATCGGGCAAGGGCAGCGGCGGCGGAGCCCTGCGCCGCAGGATGGCCGAGGCCGACGAGGTGCACACCGCCGCGGCCCTGCCCGCCGACAGCCACGGCGTGGCCACCGAGTCCGCCCAGCCCCGCATCGTCACCGGCTCCACCGCCGGGCTGCGCGCCCTCGACGCCCTCGGACTGGACGCGACCGTCGCGGTCGGCCACAGCCTCGGCGAACTCTCCGCCCTGCACTGGGCCGGAGCGCTCGACCAGGAGCCGCTGTTCGATCTTGCGCGGACCCGGGGCGCCGTCATGGCGGAACACAGCGCCCCCGGCACCATGACCTCGCTCGCCGCCTCCGCCGAGAAGGCCGCCGAACTGGCCGCCGGGCTCCCGGTCGTCCTCGCCGGGCACAACGGCCCCGAGCAGACCGTCCTCGCCGGACCCGCCGACGCGATCGCCGATGTCGAGGCCAGGGCCCGCGCCGCCGGGACGAACTGCACCCGTCTCGCCGTCTCCCACGCCTTCCACTCCCCCCTGATGACGGCCGCCGCCGAGACCTTCGGCACCTGGCTCGCGGAACGGGAGTTCCGCCCCGTCGGACGGCGGGTCGTCTCCACGGTCACCGGCGACGTCCTCGCCCCCGGCACCGACCTGCGCGCGCTGCTGCGACGGCAGATCACCGCCCCCGTGCTCTTCACCCGGGCCGTCGCCCGCGCGGCGGCGGACGCCGACCTCTTCATCGAGGTCGGCCCCGGCCGGGTGCTCAGCCCCCTCGCCACCGCCGTCACCGGACTGCCCGCCCTCTCCCTGGACACCGACAGCGAATCGCTGCGCGGACTGCTCGGCGTGGCGGGCGCCGCCCATGTCCTCGGCGCGCCGCTCGACCACGCGCGCCTCTTCCACGACCGGCTGATCCGGCCCCTCGACACCGACGGCGGATTCCGGTTCTTCACCAGCCCGGCGGAAGCGGCTCCCGTGGTCGACCTGAACGGCCACCGCGCCATCGCCGCGGGCCACGAGCCCGACGCCGAGCCCCACGCCGTCACCGCCACCGTCACCGGAGAGCGTGGCGGAGAGGGCACCGGCAGCGGTGACGCGCCGACCGGGAACACCGTCGACCTGCTGCGCCGGATCGTTGCCGAACGGGCCGAACTCCCGCCCGAACTGGTCACCTCCGAGACCCGTTTGCTCGACGGCCTCCACCTCAGCTCCATCACCGTCGGCCAGATCGTCAACGAGGCCGCCCGGCTGCTCGGCGTCCCCCCGGCCGCGACCCCGCTCAACTTCGCGACCGCGACCGTCGGCGAACTCGCCGAGGCCCTGACGGAACTGGCGGGCACCGCACGGGACGGCGACAGCGCCCGGCCCCCCGCCGTCGCCGGGGCCGCCGCCTGGGCCCGTGCCTTCGCCGTCGAACCCGAGGAGCTGCCCCTCCCCACAGCCGCCCCGCCCGAGGACAACGCCCCCTGGCAGCTCTTCGCGGACCGCGGCCACCCCTTCGCCGAACCCCTGCGCCGCAGGCTGGAGAAGGCCCGTGTCGGCGCGGGAGTCCTGGTCTGCCTGCCGCCCTCCGCCACCGAGGCCGACCTGGAGACGGCCCTGCGGGGAGCCAGGGCCGCGCTCGCCGACGGGCACACCCGGCGCTTCGTCCTCGTCCAGCATGGCCCCGTCGCCACCGCGCTCGCCAAGACCCTCCACCTCGAAGCTCCCCGGCTGCGCACCACCGTCGTCCGGCTCCCGGCGAACGCCCATGTGCATATGGATGCGGATGCGAATTCCGATACGGGAGGGGAAGGGGAGGCGACCGGGTCCCGGGCCGGGGCCATCGCGGTGATCGTCGCGGAGACCGCCGCGACCACCCACTTCACCGAAGCCCACTACGGCCCCGAAGGCAGCCGTACGGTGCCCGTTCTGCGCCCGCTTCCGGTGCGCCCGGCCCGCGCCCGGCAGCCCCTGGGCTCCTCCGACGTCCTCCTCGTCACCGGCGGCGGCAAGGGCATCACCGCCGAATGCGCCCTGGCCCTCGCCGTCGACACCGGCGCGAGCCTGGCCGTGCTGGGCCGCTCCGACCCGGCGCGGGACACCGAACTCGCCGCCAATCTGCGCCGGATGACCGACAACGGCGTCACCGTCCGCTACGCCCCCGCCGATGTCACCGACCCCGGCCAGGTCGGCGCCGCCGTCGCCCGGCTGACCGCCGCACTCGGCCCCGTCACCGCCGTTCTGCACGGCGCCGGACGCAATGAGCCCGCCGCCCTGACCGACCTCGACCCGGATGCCTTCCGGCGCGCCCTCGCCCCCAAGGTCGACGGGCTGCGGGCGGTCCTGGACGCGCTCGAACCGGACCGGCTGCGGCTCCTGATCGCGTTCGGCAGCATCATCGGCCGTGCCGGGCTGCGGGGTGAGGCCCACTACGCCACCGCCAACGAGTGGCTGACCGATCTCACCGAGGAGTTCGCGCGATCCCATCCGCACTGCCGGACCCTGTGCCTGGAGTGGTCCGTGTGGTCGGGGGTCGGCATGGGCGAACGGCTCTCCGTCGTCGAGTCGCTCACCCGCGACGGCGTCACCCCCGTCACCCCCGACCAGGGGATCGCCCTCCTGCGCCGGCTCGTCACCGACCCCGACGCCCCCACCGTCACCGTGGTCAGCGGCCGTACGGAAGGCATCGCCACCGTACGGCGGGCCACCCGCCCGCTGCCCCTGCTGCGGTTCGTCGAGAAGCCCCTGATCCGCTACGACGGGGTCGAACTGGTCACCGAGGCCGAGCTGAGCGTGGGCACCGACCCCTATCTCGCCGACCACGAACTGGACGGCAGCCTGCTGTTCCCCGCCGTCCTCGGCATGGAGGCGATGGCGCAGGTCGCCGCCGCCGTCACCGGGCACACCACCGTCCCCGTGATCGAAGGGGCCGAGTTCCTGCGCCCCATCACCGTCCCCGCCACGGGCCGTACGACGATCCGCGTCGCCGCCGTCGTCACCGCCGAGGACACCGTGGAGGCGGCCATCCACAGCGAGGAGACCGGATTCGCCGCGGAACACTTCCGGGCCCGGCTGGTCTTCGCCGCAGCGCCCCCGCCCGCGACACCGCTCCCCGCGCCGACCGGGGACGGTCTGCCACCGGTCCCCCTGGACCCCGTCCGCGAACTCTACGGCGACCTGCTCTTCCAGAGCGGACGCTTCACCCGGCTGCGCCGCTACCACCGGGCCGCCGCCCGGGAGGTCGACGCCGAGGTGGCGACCTCGGCACGGGAGAACTGGTTCGCCGGTTTCCTCCCCGGTGAACTGCTGCTCGGCGACCCGGGGGCACGGGACGCCCTGATGCACGGCAACCAGGTCTGCGTACCGTACGCCACCCTGCTGCCCCAGGCCGTCGGACGGATCCGCCCGTACGGCGGGAAACCCGCTGTCACCGGGGATCTGCGGTACTGCGCCGTGGAACGGCACCGCGACGGCGACACCCATGTCTACGACATCGCGGTCCGCACCGCCGACGGCGAGGTCGTCGAATGGTGGGAGGGGCTGCGGCTGCGCGCGGTCCGCCACCGCGACAGCGGCGGCCCCTGGGTGGCACCGCTGCTCGGGCCGTATCTGGAACGGACGGTGGAGGACCTGACCGGGGCCCGGGTCGCGGTCGCCGTCGAACCGGACGGCGACCGCGAGGGAGCGGGGAACGGCGACGGGGGCGGCGACGGCGACAGGGCCGGGGCCGGGGGAGGAGACCGCGGGGACCGTACGGCACGGGCCGCCGGACGTGCCACCGGCCGCCCGGTCGGGCTGCGCCGCCGCCCCGACGGACGGCCGGAGCTGAGCGGTAGCGGAACCGGGCGGCTCTCGTCCGCCCACGGCGCGGACCTGACCCTCTGCGCGGTGTCGGACCGGACCGTCGGCTGCGACATCGAGGAGGTCGCCGCCCGGCCAGCCCCGGAGTGGGCGGCGCTGCTCGGCGGACACGCGGCACTGGCCCACCTGGTCGCCCGGGAGACGGGGGAGGACCCGGACACCGCCGCGACCCGGGTGTGGACCGCCGTCGAATGCCTTCAGAAGGCCGGGTACACCGGGTCGGCGCCCCTGACCCTGACCCCGGCGCGGAGGCCGGGCTGGACGGTCTTCTCCTCGGCGGAACTACGGGTCACCACGCTCGCCACCACCGTACGAGGGGCGGCGGCACCGCTCGTCCTCGCGATCCTCACAGGAGGGCACTAG
- a CDS encoding acyl-CoA thioesterase → MADYFEHRHIVGFEETNLVGNVYYVNYLRWQGRCREMFLKQRAPEVLADLQADLKLFTLKVDCEFFAEITAFDELSIRMRLAHLAQTQLEFTFDYVKLGPGGAETLVARGSQRVACMRGPNSATVPSLVPEALVRALSPYSGPALLPLGRTA, encoded by the coding sequence ATGGCGGACTACTTCGAGCACCGGCACATCGTCGGCTTCGAGGAGACCAACCTCGTCGGCAACGTCTACTACGTCAACTATCTGCGCTGGCAGGGCCGGTGCCGGGAGATGTTCCTCAAGCAGCGTGCCCCGGAGGTCCTGGCCGATCTCCAGGCCGACCTCAAACTCTTCACGCTGAAGGTCGACTGCGAGTTCTTCGCCGAGATCACCGCCTTCGACGAACTGTCGATCAGAATGCGGCTGGCGCACCTCGCCCAGACCCAGTTGGAGTTCACCTTCGACTACGTCAAACTCGGCCCCGGCGGGGCGGAGACCCTGGTCGCCCGGGGCAGCCAGCGGGTGGCCTGCATGCGCGGGCCGAACAGCGCCACCGTCCCGTCCCTGGTGCCCGAGGCGCTGGTGCGGGCGCTGTCGCCGTACTCCGGCCCGGCCCTGCTCCCGCTGGGCAGAACGGCCTGA